In Hemibagrus wyckioides isolate EC202008001 linkage group LG12, SWU_Hwy_1.0, whole genome shotgun sequence, the genomic stretch ctctctctcacacacatacatacacacacaacacattaacacacactaacacacacttgtGTGTGCTCTGACGAGTTAACTGACGCACGTGGAGACCCATCTGAAGATGAAAGGAACAAAAACTgcgaccctgaacaggaagTTACGTCCCGAAGGTCCTGCAAATGCATCATGCGGCGTCTCTGGGGTGCAAAGAACTTATTCATATTCCGTTACATCCATATTATAGTCACAGTACATTGATGGCATTTTGGCAGACGTTATTATCCAGAGCGAATTACATTCATCGCATTTATACACCTCTCATTTAactcagggttaagggccttgctcaggggcccagcagtgatagctctggtggacctgggactcaaactcacaaccttctgatcagtagtccaacaccataGAGTGATATACAGCCTAACACCTCTGAGGTGCACCGCTTTTTAAAAGCCTAGCTACACTATGTTAAATTTTATCCGCTAAGATCCTTGTGGCCCTGTGAGCTACCTCCTTGTGAAATAGCTAGCAGAAGAACTTTGCGGAAAGCTGAGTGAAAAAATTTCCCTGTAATCTACAAAATATTACttatttaattgtattaagTGTGCAAGCTAGCTAGAAAGGAGAGCAGGAAATggctaaatgaatgaattaatgatatTTTGGCACttccatcatgtgtgtgtgtgtgtgtgtagtctgcatgttctccctgtgcttcaggggttttctCCTTCAACCCAAAGCCATGTGGTGTATTCTGATTGTCAACTTTAAattatccagtgtgtgtgtgtgtgtgtgtgtgcttcaagGGTTTTCTCAGGGTTTTCCAGTTTCCCCCtgcagtccaaagacatgtggtGTATTCTGATTGTCAACTTTAAATTATCCAGAGTGTGATAGTGAATGttaatgtgctgtgtgtgtgtgtgtgtatgcgtgtgtgcacATTAGGGGTTTCCTCatggttctccggtttcctccatcAGTCTGAAGGCATGTTGTGTATTCTGATTGTCAACTTTAAattatccagtgtgtgtgtgtaatagtgaatgttaatgtgctgtgtgtgtgcacattaggggtttcctcagggttctccagtttcctccatcAGTCTAAAGGCATGTGGTGTATTCTGATTGTCATCTTTAAATTatctagagtgtgtgtgtgtgtgatagtgagtgttagtttgttgtgtgtgtgtgtgtgtgtgtgcgcgcttcAGAGGTTTtctcagggttctccagtttcctcaatcagtccaaagacatttgGTGTATTCTGAATGTCATCTTTAAATTatccagtgtttgtgtgtacaggattattttattactctAAACTACTTTTTTCTtaatgtttaaaagaaatgtaaactTTTTGTTCCATgtcttcatttgtgtgtgtgtgtgggtgtggataTGAGCTCAGTCTATTAAAATGGcttacattttgtatttaatcTCAAATTTTAAGTGTAAAACAAGAATCCATGAAAAGAAGTGTAAGGTTTTTTGCCTTTTATTGAAAACTAACCCATAGGGttcaaatacaaaaacataatttatgatacaaaaaaaacccaaagcaaTACATCATATCATAAAATCTCATACAATTCGATTCAATATGAAAGGCCATCGCTGGGAAAAATAAAGACATCAATAACATTCACGAAGAACACAGTGCATTTCCTGATCTGGCTAACAATAACACAAAGCACCCTGACGTTGGCACTTTAGGTGTCAGGATGTCGCTTGGCCCCCTAAGTAGGAAAAGTCCAACGTTCAGACACACGGTGCATCGCTGCAGCATCCGTGATGTTCTGAAAGACGTCAATAGACGGGGAAGCAACATAGAAGTGGAAGACGAAATAATAAGGCGCCAAAAAAGTAACACACGAGTAGTCTCTTCAGGCAGTCAGGAAGCAAACTGCATCCTTACGAAAGTGCATCATTACGGAAGCTTCGTTAAAACACTGATCCGCATCGAAATCAATAAAACGGTTCCTCAGAAACAAGTCTCCTAAAACACAAGATCTCTACAGAATGATTGGTAACGTGAGGAAGCTAGAAGTTGCTTTGCGCCCTTGGTTTAGGGAATGTATTTCGGAGTAAATCTAAGCCTTGGTTCAGCAGGAAGCTAAAAGATGGACGGCTTGCAACAGCGAAACGGCTCGCATCAGATCGCGCGCTCGTTCGGTCCCTGAAAGTTCACCACGACGTTCGCTCGAAAAAGGTACACTTGAGCGTCGTGACAGCACAGATACTGAAAACCCGGGACCCCTCTTCATCCCTGGACCCTCCTCGCCCCCTCTTTGTCCGCTTTTTAACTCGTCCTGGGTTGGAGAAAGCGTCTGCGCTTCCTGAAtggtgagagagaaggaagacTGGCTTGATCGGAGCAGATAAGCCGCTCAGTAGACAGGAAGCATGCGGGAGTTGCCGTTGTACTCTTCCTCCACCTGTGAATATGATCAAATTTGTTTGTCAGAatgaaacataataataataatgattaggCTATCAAGACTAACTGATATGAAACTTTTATGTAACAGATTGAAACCCACCTCTGAGTATGGTGGAAGTGGAGGGAAGAACTGTGGACTGTTCATGAAGATGGGACTGTCCCCTCCGTCATAGTCGTCCAGCAGTGGCGTGTGCGGCTGATCCAGACGGACGTCGCGCGTTATGTCGCAGTAACTGGGTGGACATGAGGACGGCATGCGCAGGGACACCCAGCTGGTGGAGGCTGTGCTTTCCTGACTGCTCATGCTGTTGCTGCGGCTGCTGAGCCCACTGTAAGGCACGGTCCCGATGACCAGGGGCAGCTCCAGGATCAGCTTCTCACTGCCTGGAATGTGCATGTAGATCTGAAAACATAAGAAAGGATCAGTTAGCAATGCTAACCCCCAGGTGAAGCAGTCATTCCTAGTGTGTATTTGCCATGTAGCGTTATATCACTTACCATGAGGGCGTACTCAACGCGGATGATCCCGCAACCCAGGATGGAGGGTTTGATCTTAGGCACCCGGATGGTCTTCCCAAGCCAGGCGTCACACatccctgagatgatgtgattcCCACGAACTGAGGAAAGCTTCTGCCTGAACACTTTGGTGTGCCCGTTGGCCTGGTATATCTGTTTGGCCACGATGGCGGCTTTGGGCACCACGATGCGTGAGCAGGTGTTCTCAAACTTGGCATCAATGAAGATTTCTTCTCCTTCGCAGAAGCCACGTCTGTCGATCTTGGCATTCAGAGACACCTGGCCGTCAGGGATGAACATGCAGGTgaccttcttctccttcatgcCGCTTGCAGGAGACTGAAAACATCCAGAGATGACAGTTAGCTTGTGATGACAAGTCAAGCTATGTTATAGGTATGATGGATATACCACTTGATAttacaatattaaaaatgtcCATTACTCACCAGCAAGTCTGGAGTGTTCACATCCAGAGGCTCTTCCACATCGAAGTTTTTCTTGCACTCGACCGCTGGATGAGACGCTCTCTCCATCAAGGCTTTGACGTAGTACTGCACGCTACCGAACTTTCCCTCGTACGAAGAGACGAGCTGCCTGTGGATGGAGAAATGGGAAGTCAGTACATGATGTTCTCTGTGTCACATCTCCGTACCTCAACACCTGCAGTATAGGgaaacaaatccagtcatgctCACCCTTGCTGAGGAAGCTCAAAGCCGAACGTGTATTCGTACTTGTTTCCAGGCCTGAGGATGACTGAGCCATCAGTATCTGTGAAGAACATATAGACTTTTGTTAAACACTGTAAAAGCACCCTTAGTTATTGTGAACTAAAGTCATTAGCATGCATCAATATCCACTTAGCTATCTGtggtaaaatattattttatgtattacacaaacatttcaaCCATCCTAAATGAAAGTTGTAACAATGCAAATTGAGACTAAGCTTTCTTATTGATTAAAAGTACATTATTAGCTTGTAGCTAGCAAATGTTTTGGCTATGACAGTCTACTGCAGTACAGTTATCATACTGTTTAGTGCGCTAGTGCGCGCTCCAGGATACGCATGAAGCTAAAGGCAGCCATACTGTTTAGTACGCTAGTGTGCGCCACGGATTGGTAGCTATGGCGACGCACGAGCGCTCACGCGCATAGCGTTCTCCTAGAGCCTACTATAGTATTTAGTATGGAaggatgctgctgctgttgttgttgttgatctctCACCTGCAGGATGGTCGTCCAGCTGGACCACTTCTTCATACTTTAGATAGTCGATTTCTTCCCGACATCTCTGTTTCCCCTTGGCGTAATCCACTTTAGCACAGCCGACGCCGAGCACTCTCATCGCCGAGACCCGAGTGATTTCGGTCACCTCCACCACGATCTTCCCGGCCACTTTATCCCCGCTGCAGTAAAAAGTCTTGGATGGATCGTTAAACACGATCTGAAAGACCTTCATCCTCTTGGTCATGGCTACCATCTTTGCGTCGATTGAATAACTTACTGcgctaaataataaaaaaatcagagcTGATCCAAATGCAACCCTGTACTATAGATATTGATGCAGAAGCACTGACGAAAACTGCCCGTATTGTTTTCCCAAAAGTCGGTATATCTTCACGTGCTATCGTGCATGCTAGGTTCCCCAAAGGTTTACTGAGAGCTAGGCTTGCCTTGCCTTATATACTGCCCCAGCAACACCAGCCACTGATTCACACACCGCAGCTTGTTTACCAGCTTAGGCTCCCACTTGTTCATGAACGGGCGCTGTGCTGAGCGTGTGGCTAGCACGTGCACACCGCTCCGATTGGCTGAGGCGTGTTGTTTGCGTCGCGTCCAGCCAATCCGCGCTCAGCGGCGGCGCGTGAACACCGCGTGGAGTACATCAGAGGAGCGAGTGTACAGCAGCTGCCGGAAAGAAacaaggaggaggagagaaagagaaagagaaaaaatgtcCCGAACAAAGGGTGTTTTCCTGGCATAAGGCAAAACTTTCTGTATAATGTGCTACAACGAGAAATTTTTAACATGGCAAAGTCTTTATTTAGACACTGAATGAGTCTGAATTACACTGTCTGAGGAATAAAAAGTCACTATGCTGAATAAAGGCACGTGCGCCCTATATAGTGTGCATTATATATCCAATATTGAGTCATTTTACTCCATGTATATGTTAAAGAAAATCAAACATAATGCTTTTGCACATAGTTTAACCCTGTCTGGACATCCCTATCATTTGCAAGTGCCACCTGCATTGGATTAAACaataccatatatatatataatccaaAATAAGGACTCAGCTTCCTACACCCTATATTTTGCACTAATTAGGGTATGAAATGTTTGTGCAATGGTGTTTTCTACGAAACGTACAAAAGCAAGGCTTTTTCTCTGCCTCCATGAATTCTCTAAGTGTGTTTTCTACATGCATAGTCCACTACATCAAACATCCAAAATTACTAGCTAGATCTGATATTAGAATATTGCACAGAGTATAAAATCGTTCATTCTATAtcttatgaagaaaaaaagtacTAAAAAGTGTTTATGTACTATCCGTAGTCGTGCATGTGTCTGGAACAAAAATAACACAGCAGTAGCAGTAACACAGGGATGTCTATTGCATGCATGGTTTGTCCTGACATGCTGATGTAAgttatttaaaaagattttatcaTTGCAAAGTGATGTTATTTTGTTAATCAGAAAGATTTCCTGAAAATATCTGAGACCTAGataggcaaaaaaaataaattaataaacaaataaatgtaaagaatgCTAGaaaaacaaccacaacaaaaaagGAACGAGTTGTTAAGGTCctgaaagagtcgactcttttggTGATTCCGAGTCAAATGATTTGATTCACTGGGAAAAGGCCGAATTTTTCCACCACTTTTGGAAATCAATgctactgtttttgtttgtaagGAGTCTAAAGTAGGACATCGaggtgtaaaaaagaaaaggaacggGAAAAGCTTGTTATTGTTACAGCCCTCTGCTGCCTATGAGGTGAAGTGCAACCAACTGACAAATGCCTGACATTTCTCCCCAGCAGGTTCTTCCTCCTGCTGTTACGACACTGATCTCAGGGTTACTGATTAAAAGACTGGGGGCGGAACTTATTTTTAGGCTTCGAAAACTAACCGCAAGCCTGAAATGAAGAAACCAGCTAGATGCATTGTGTTGCAACCGTGTGCACAATCTAACCATAACAAAGTCACCACTGAGGTTTCTCCATGTACCGTTGATCAAGCTATTTTAGCAGATATCTGTTCCGCTGACCTCACTTTCATCCTAAAAGAGATCCTGTGATAGACATCAGAGACAAATACGTCGAGCGTTGAATGGGAGAgtgaaaataaaattgtaaaacctttgtgtgtgttactactTTTATGAAACTGTAATGGTCGAATTTTATAGCAAGAATATAGACTATAtaggcaaaagttttgggacaccgctccaaatcattgagttcaggtgttgtttttcaggggttgggctcggccccttagttccagtgaaaggaactcttaatgcttcagcttcataccaagacattttggacaatttcatgctcccaacattgtgggaacagtttggggatgaccccttcctgttccaacatgactgcacaccagtgaccaaagcaaggtccataaagacatggatgagtgagtttggtgtggaggaacttgaccccatagaacacctttgggatgaattagagcagacaCTGCGAGCCacgccaaaactgggacgtctgtctttacatgcacatgaatgtaatatggagttgtcttgCCCTTTGCagcaactcttctgggaaggctttccacaaggtttaggagtgtgtttatgggattttttgaccattcgtCTAGAAGCGcattgtgaggtcaggcactgatgtcggatgagaaggcctggctcgcagtctcctctctaattcatcctaaaggtgttctatggggttgaggtcaggactctgtgcaggccagtcaagttcctccacaccaaactcactcatccatgtctttatggaccttgctttggtcactggtgtgcagtcatgttggaacaggaaggggtcatccccaaaatgttcccacaaagcatgaaacttacaaaatccaaaatgtgaaatttgatcatactttatttgatttctatattttatttacttctttattTCAGTTTCTTTGTCACACTTGCTAAATTTATGTTCTTGTTATTCTTGTACTTCTCGTTGTTTCATTATAAACCGGTGTGTTGAAGGTGCTGCTCTGCAACTTTGTGCTACTTCCTGGACTGGTCATGTGCAAGCGATCGAGCAAGAGCACATTGGGAAAGTTGTTGtgaaagttgggagcatgaaattgtccaaaatgtcttggaagcattaagagttcctttcgctggaactaaggggccgggccaaacccctgaaaaacaacacctgaactcaatgatttggaggggtgtcccaatacttttggcaatacattGCAAATACACAACACCATTCAGGATCACCGTGTCTGAAATCATGCTGTCTGTTTCTGAATAGAAAGCACTGTAAAGCAGATCACAACAAGCTGTGCTCACCATTATGCAGCTCCTTACTTCAAATCACTCGAAACCTGTGCTGTCTCTTTGTGTAACTGGTATGATAATTGCACACCCTGTTATTACCTTGTTTACTTCTAGTTGGCTCCTCCAAAGGCATTTCAAAAAACAAATGCTGTAATAGCTTATCCGCCTTGTTCTAAGATGGTTCAGGTGATGCGGTCCACCTGGCACCAACATCCTTTccatagataaagtgaaatttttcccccattctgatgttatATGATATAGACATTAACTGAAGTGCTGGACCTTAATCTATAGGATCTTGTGAATCTCGTGCTACTGAAACATGAtcggctgattagataactttatagatgtacaggtgtttctaataaagtggagtGAGAATGTATATATCACACTATATAGACCTACTGTAT encodes the following:
- the txnipa gene encoding thioredoxin interacting protein a, giving the protein MVAMTKRMKVFQIVFNDPSKTFYCSGDKVAGKIVVEVTEITRVSAMRVLGVGCAKVDYAKGKQRCREEIDYLKYEEVVQLDDHPADTDGSVILRPGNKYEYTFGFELPQQGQLVSSYEGKFGSVQYYVKALMERASHPAVECKKNFDVEEPLDVNTPDLLSPASGMKEKKVTCMFIPDGQVSLNAKIDRRGFCEGEEIFIDAKFENTCSRIVVPKAAIVAKQIYQANGHTKVFRQKLSSVRGNHIISGMCDAWLGKTIRVPKIKPSILGCGIIRVEYALMIYMHIPGSEKLILELPLVIGTVPYSGLSSRSNSMSSQESTASTSWVSLRMPSSCPPSYCDITRDVRLDQPHTPLLDDYDGGDSPIFMNSPQFFPPLPPYSEVEEEYNGNSRMLPVY